Proteins encoded within one genomic window of Bradyrhizobium sp. CB1717:
- a CDS encoding DUF485 domain-containing protein, producing the protein MVALARSRLTVAASLSFAMIAIYFGFMGLFAFGKPVLGAMLAPGLSLCIVLGPLVIISSFLLCLLYVYWANTIFDRNVKSTLEQA; encoded by the coding sequence ATGGTCGCACTGGCGCGATCGAGATTGACGGTTGCGGCGTCGTTGAGCTTTGCGATGATCGCGATCTATTTCGGTTTCATGGGGCTGTTCGCGTTCGGCAAGCCTGTTCTAGGCGCGATGCTCGCCCCCGGCTTGTCGCTTTGCATTGTGCTCGGCCCGTTGGTCATCATCAGCTCGTTTCTTCTCTGCCTGCTCTACGTGTACTGGGCAAATACGATCTTCGACCGCAACGTGAAGTCCACGCTGGAGCAAGCGTGA
- a CDS encoding LysR family transcriptional regulator: protein MFDWNDLKFFLELARQGRLMPAARRLKVDHTTVSRRISELERDLAIKIFDRKPDGFVLTEDGHKLYQAAEKIEAAALVVSEDFRSAPTEPTGRVRLTSMEGIAAFYLAEKLVQFNEKHPGVLVELVTERHLINLTKREADVCVSFVPLAGPKLSVKKAGEFKLGLFASSKYIVNRGAPGSMEELKGHDFIDYVDDLVAIQPVQWLHDVLVPENVVFRSTSMAAQQNAIGAGRGIGLLPFFSAKKDPRLVRIMKDVVVTRSLFVSVHEDIEYMGRVRTLLRFLNEIFKADKAFLNEFD from the coding sequence ATGTTCGACTGGAACGATCTAAAATTTTTTCTAGAGCTCGCAAGGCAGGGCCGATTGATGCCAGCCGCTCGGCGCCTCAAGGTCGATCATACGACCGTCAGTCGGCGGATATCGGAGCTCGAAAGAGATCTTGCGATCAAGATATTCGACAGAAAACCGGATGGTTTCGTCCTGACTGAGGACGGCCACAAGCTCTACCAGGCCGCCGAGAAGATCGAAGCTGCCGCATTGGTGGTTTCAGAGGATTTCCGTTCAGCGCCAACTGAGCCCACCGGCCGGGTCCGGCTCACGAGCATGGAAGGTATTGCCGCCTTCTACCTCGCCGAGAAACTGGTGCAGTTCAACGAGAAACATCCAGGTGTTCTCGTTGAGCTGGTTACCGAGCGGCATCTGATCAACCTCACGAAGCGTGAGGCGGACGTCTGCGTCAGTTTCGTACCGCTGGCGGGTCCTAAGCTATCGGTCAAGAAAGCTGGAGAGTTTAAGCTCGGATTATTCGCGTCATCGAAATACATCGTAAACAGGGGCGCCCCCGGTTCGATGGAAGAACTAAAGGGCCATGACTTCATTGACTACGTGGACGACCTCGTGGCGATTCAGCCGGTGCAGTGGCTGCATGATGTGCTGGTCCCGGAGAACGTTGTGTTCCGCTCGACAAGTATGGCTGCTCAGCAGAATGCAATCGGGGCGGGGCGCGGTATCGGCCTATTGCCGTTCTTTTCGGCGAAGAAGGACCCTCGCCTTGTTCGCATCATGAAGGACGTCGTCGTCACGAGGTCATTGTTTGTCTCGGTGCATGAAGATATCGAATACATGGGACGGGTTCGCACATTGCTGCGTTTCCTTAATGAGATATTCAAGGCTGATAAGGCTTTCTTGAACGAATTCGATTGA
- a CDS encoding ABC transporter ATP-binding protein yields MADLDINDVSMSFADRSGKQLLALDRISLAIEHSEFVCLIGHSGCGKSTLLNIVAGLLTPTSGTIRCAGAGVTGPGPERAMVFQSHALLPWMSCVENVYLAVKQAFRGAPRSELMDRAEQALKLVHLEHAIGKYPFEISGGMKQRVGIARAFAVQPKVLLLDEPFGALDALTRSSLQDELVRIVETTKTTVVMVTHDIDEAIFLSDRIVALSNGPAARIGRIWKVETPRPRDRLKLTTDFEGIKYRKEILEFLYKKEPFPQSAS; encoded by the coding sequence ATGGCCGATCTAGACATCAACGACGTTTCGATGTCGTTTGCTGACCGCTCCGGCAAGCAGCTGCTCGCGCTCGACCGGATATCGCTCGCAATCGAACATAGCGAGTTCGTCTGCCTGATCGGCCACTCCGGATGCGGGAAGAGTACGTTGCTCAACATCGTAGCAGGGCTTCTGACGCCCACGTCAGGTACAATCCGCTGCGCCGGTGCGGGCGTTACTGGTCCCGGGCCGGAGAGGGCGATGGTCTTTCAGAGCCATGCCTTGCTCCCCTGGATGAGCTGCGTCGAAAACGTCTATCTTGCCGTGAAGCAGGCGTTTCGGGGAGCGCCGAGGTCCGAGCTGATGGATCGGGCCGAACAGGCGCTGAAGCTCGTGCACCTGGAGCACGCGATAGGCAAATACCCTTTTGAAATCTCTGGGGGCATGAAGCAGCGCGTCGGTATCGCGCGGGCGTTCGCCGTTCAGCCGAAGGTCCTCCTATTGGATGAGCCCTTCGGTGCGCTCGATGCATTGACGAGATCGAGCCTTCAGGACGAACTCGTGCGGATCGTCGAGACGACGAAAACGACCGTCGTGATGGTCACTCACGACATCGACGAAGCGATCTTTCTCAGCGACAGGATTGTAGCACTCTCCAACGGACCGGCTGCCCGTATCGGTCGCATCTGGAAAGTCGAGACGCCTCGGCCACGCGATCGGCTAAAGCTGACGACCGATTTCGAGGGTATCAAATATCGAAAGGAGATCCTCGAGTTCTTGTACAAGAAGGAGCCGTTCCCGCAATCGGCCAGCTGA
- a CDS encoding ABC transporter permease has protein sequence MLHRLQQPWLASIAIFVAFLCIWTWLTTPPSGPVSAADAEYARLAGQSASGQQASAIPSPWAVALRGYELVAHALDRDNPNNLGIAWHLVYSMGRVALGFSLALVVAVPLGFMLGLWPACYRALDPFIQVLRPVSPLAWMPLALYTFRDSTISTIFIIFICAVWPMLISTATGTASVRAEWLNVSRVFGVPKLEHVTRVVFPASVPMILSGMRISIGIAWFVIVAAEMVGAQSGIGYFIWNEWNNLQIASMIVAIILVGSIGLALDVILKRIGERLSFRE, from the coding sequence CCTCAATTGCGATATTCGTCGCGTTCCTCTGCATCTGGACGTGGCTCACGACGCCGCCGTCGGGACCTGTCAGCGCCGCCGATGCTGAGTATGCGCGGCTCGCTGGCCAAAGCGCATCGGGGCAGCAGGCCAGTGCAATTCCTTCCCCATGGGCCGTCGCACTGCGCGGCTATGAGCTGGTCGCACACGCGTTGGACCGAGATAACCCCAACAATCTGGGTATTGCCTGGCACCTCGTCTATTCCATGGGACGAGTGGCTCTTGGATTCTCGTTGGCTCTGGTCGTCGCCGTTCCGCTGGGATTCATGCTCGGACTGTGGCCGGCATGCTATCGGGCCCTCGACCCTTTCATTCAGGTTCTTCGGCCGGTATCGCCGCTCGCGTGGATGCCGCTTGCTCTCTACACCTTTCGCGACAGCACGATCTCGACGATCTTCATTATTTTCATCTGCGCCGTGTGGCCGATGTTGATCAGCACTGCGACGGGAACGGCGTCAGTGCGTGCGGAGTGGCTGAACGTGTCGCGTGTGTTCGGGGTACCCAAACTCGAGCACGTGACGCGAGTCGTCTTCCCCGCCAGCGTGCCCATGATCTTGTCGGGAATGCGTATTTCCATCGGCATAGCGTGGTTCGTCATCGTCGCTGCGGAAATGGTCGGTGCGCAAAGCGGGATTGGGTATTTCATCTGGAACGAATGGAACAACCTGCAGATCGCCAGCATGATCGTCGCCATCATTCTCGTTGGTAGTATCGGCCTGGCGCTCGACGTCATCCTGAAACGAATCGGCGAGCGCCTCAGCTTTCGGGAATAG
- a CDS encoding sodium/solute symporter (Members of the Solute:Sodium Symporter (SSS), TC 2.A.21 as described in tcdb.org, catalyze solute:Na+ symport. Known solutes for members of the family include sugars, amino acids, nucleosides, inositols, vitamins, urea or anions, depending on the system.) codes for MQSQSSNISIAFFFAFMALTLAITYWAAKRTKTTETFFAAGGEITAWQNGWALAGDFLSAAALLGIAGIVTSNGFDGMVYSIGWLVGWPIILFLIVEPLRNVGKFTFADVVAYRLSQKPVRSAAAIGTLAVISFYLIAQMVATGALIKLLFGIPYSWSVIIVGTAMLIYVLFGGMLATTWVQVVKAALLMAGGAFLCILVLAQFQMNPVRLFAAAAERYGANVLQPGSRVVSGQWDAISLGLGLMFGTAAMPHILMRVYTVKDVKAARLSILYATGLIGAFHLMVFVIGFGAMVIVGPQAVLKAGGGGNMAAPLLAQAVGGNAFFGFICAVAFATMLAVVAGLTLSGVATLCHDLWTNVIRAGKATESEQLKVARVATIIIAVVAVVLGILFEGQNVAFMAGLAFSVACAANFPSLVLAISWKRFTTQGAVASILVGTVGSIVLICLSPTIQVDVLGKSLADIAGAWWFVPLKNPAIVAMPLSFAVAIAVSVATPEMDADRTFREMQRRILMGPSDPARAGAGSREEG; via the coding sequence ATGCAGTCGCAGAGCAGCAACATCTCCATCGCATTCTTCTTTGCGTTCATGGCCTTGACGCTCGCGATAACCTATTGGGCGGCCAAACGGACCAAGACGACCGAGACGTTCTTTGCGGCCGGTGGTGAAATCACCGCGTGGCAAAATGGCTGGGCCCTCGCCGGAGACTTTCTTTCTGCGGCGGCGCTTCTAGGCATCGCCGGTATTGTCACTTCTAACGGCTTCGATGGCATGGTGTATTCGATCGGGTGGCTCGTCGGCTGGCCGATCATTCTTTTTCTCATCGTCGAGCCACTCCGAAATGTGGGCAAATTCACCTTTGCCGATGTGGTGGCGTATCGTCTGTCGCAAAAGCCGGTTCGCTCTGCCGCCGCGATCGGAACGCTGGCCGTGATTTCGTTCTATCTCATCGCGCAGATGGTTGCGACAGGGGCGCTCATCAAGCTGCTATTCGGCATCCCGTATTCCTGGTCAGTCATCATCGTCGGGACCGCCATGCTGATCTACGTGCTCTTTGGCGGTATGCTCGCTACGACCTGGGTTCAGGTCGTCAAAGCGGCGCTCCTGATGGCAGGTGGGGCATTCCTCTGCATCCTGGTTCTTGCCCAATTTCAGATGAATCCGGTACGGCTATTCGCGGCCGCGGCTGAACGATACGGCGCGAATGTGCTTCAGCCGGGTTCGCGCGTCGTTTCCGGTCAATGGGACGCGATTTCTCTTGGGCTGGGTCTCATGTTCGGTACGGCGGCGATGCCGCATATCCTCATGCGCGTCTACACGGTCAAGGACGTCAAGGCGGCGCGGCTCTCCATTCTCTATGCGACCGGCCTGATCGGAGCATTTCATCTCATGGTCTTCGTCATCGGCTTTGGGGCCATGGTGATCGTCGGACCACAGGCCGTACTCAAAGCCGGAGGCGGCGGCAACATGGCCGCGCCCTTACTGGCTCAAGCGGTCGGAGGCAACGCCTTCTTCGGCTTCATTTGCGCCGTAGCGTTCGCGACCATGCTTGCAGTCGTTGCTGGATTGACCCTTTCGGGGGTTGCCACCCTGTGCCATGACCTCTGGACCAACGTCATAAGGGCGGGGAAGGCGACAGAGTCTGAGCAGTTGAAGGTTGCGCGTGTCGCCACGATCATCATTGCCGTCGTCGCAGTCGTCTTGGGAATCCTATTCGAGGGCCAGAATGTGGCCTTCATGGCGGGACTTGCGTTCTCCGTAGCTTGCGCAGCAAACTTTCCTTCGCTGGTACTCGCAATCAGTTGGAAGCGTTTCACCACGCAGGGGGCGGTGGCGAGTATCCTCGTCGGCACTGTTGGCTCGATTGTTCTGATCTGCTTGTCGCCGACCATTCAAGTCGACGTACTTGGGAAATCACTGGCGGACATTGCCGGCGCCTGGTGGTTTGTCCCATTGAAGAATCCGGCAATTGTCGCCATGCCGCTTTCGTTTGCGGTAGCCATTGCGGTATCCGTTGCCACCCCTGAGATGGATGCCGACCGCACCTTCCGAGAGATGCAACGAAGGATCTTGATGGGCCCATCCGATCCGGCGCGAGCCGGGGCTGGTTCACGTGAGGAGGGATAG